One genomic segment of [Phormidium] sp. ETS-05 includes these proteins:
- a CDS encoding Eco57I restriction-modification methylase domain-containing protein, with product MTNNREILEHKEWLGMLQPVGLIVSSLALTKHQAVLDRSRAIELQSKLAALVSTDQSIAYITDFPTFAQEILEWEITDLVGAPNQPPIPSELEIPLSDYGEILKPTYAIPEPGTKSWLMLIQILPTGLSLDNIDEANDKKGGWNASPQAKFERLLRETEIPIGLLCNGTEIRLVYAPRGESSGHLTFPVQAMTEVAGRPILAALDMLLGQDRLFTVPTEHRLPKILSDSRSYQAEVSTQLAGQVLDALWQLLTGFQEADTTAEKNLISQLAKTEPQHIYGGLITTLMRLVFLLYAEDRGLMPNDGVYQRCYAVSTLYHKLRLDNTDHPNEMESRHGAWASLLSLFRLVYDGGGSYEGYLPARHGQLFDPDEYPFLEGRTQGSHYRSDEDFYAPRISDGTIYRILDKLLILDGERLSYRALDVEQIGSVYEAIMGYEVKVAEGKSIALTPNNVVINLEALLATEPKKRASLLKEEAECNISGKSRTDLEAAKNVDDLLAALGKKTSRLTPNILPLGSLFLQPGDERRRTGSHYTPRKLTQPIVETTLRPQWERLGIKPTPEQILELKICDPAMGSAAFLVEACRQLADKLVEAWENHGLPADLSEAEPLLYARRLVAQRCLYGVDKNPFAVNLAKLSLWLVTLAKDLPFTFLDHAFKCGDSLVGLTRAEIGKFTKDPTEDLPLFRHLKEKVEQAKNYRAEIQAVDTRSDADAEQKRSQLLQAETELAEVRLIGDVQIAAFFHGKNERKDKKSEYAQLVREAKNAITEDPRLTNISQSLRSGVNPITPFNWELEFPEVFDRDNPGFDAIVGNPPFAGKNNVINSNPEGYLNWLQEIHPESHGNADLVAHFFRRAFDILRKDGSLGLIATNTIAQGDTRSSGLRFICHNEGTIYNAQKRLKWPGLAAVVVSVINIFKGKYQGKKTLDDRETDVITAFLFHAGGNNDPKPLLANQDKSFIGSYVLGMGFTFDDSNPEATPIAEMHRLIAKDARNGERIFPYIGGEEVNSSPTHAHHRYVINFGEMSEAEAREWPDLMAIVEEKVKPARLAQKREIRSRYWWRFGETTPALFRAIAQCDRVLAIPCGATVYVAFAFLPANMVFSHALAVFALEKYSAFAALQSQIHEIWARFFGSSLEDRLRYTPSDCFETFPFPENWESDPNLETIGQSYYEYRAELMVRNNQGLTDTYNRFHDPYETDPDILKLRELHEQMDRAVLQAYGWEDIDTTCGFALDYLDTESDELPPEVQERIATGDLFFATADEAIDFDSIARTGKRRLPWRYRWPETTHNEVLARLLQLNQLRYEAEELLGKRADNQGKKTPKKGKKPKSKPEANPQGILPLDL from the coding sequence ATGACCAACAACCGAGAAATATTAGAACATAAAGAATGGCTGGGAATGCTCCAGCCAGTGGGTTTAATAGTTTCCTCCCTCGCTCTGACCAAACATCAGGCAGTGTTAGACCGCAGCCGCGCCATCGAGCTACAATCCAAATTAGCCGCATTGGTTTCCACTGACCAAAGCATCGCCTATATTACCGATTTTCCCACATTTGCCCAAGAAATATTAGAATGGGAAATAACCGATTTAGTTGGGGCACCCAATCAGCCGCCCATCCCCTCAGAATTGGAAATTCCCCTATCTGATTATGGCGAAATTCTCAAGCCCACCTACGCCATACCCGAACCGGGGACTAAATCCTGGTTAATGCTGATTCAGATTTTACCCACCGGGTTATCATTAGATAACATCGATGAAGCCAACGACAAAAAAGGCGGATGGAATGCCAGCCCCCAAGCCAAATTTGAGCGATTATTGCGGGAAACAGAAATTCCCATCGGTCTGCTCTGTAATGGCACAGAAATTCGGTTAGTCTATGCTCCCCGGGGCGAATCTTCTGGACATCTCACTTTTCCGGTTCAAGCGATGACCGAAGTGGCGGGGCGACCAATTCTCGCAGCTCTCGATATGCTCCTGGGACAAGACCGCCTTTTCACCGTCCCCACAGAACACCGCCTCCCCAAAATCCTCAGCGATAGTCGCTCCTACCAAGCCGAGGTTTCTACTCAATTAGCTGGTCAAGTTCTCGATGCTTTGTGGCAACTACTTACGGGATTTCAAGAAGCTGATACTACGGCAGAGAAAAATCTCATTTCCCAACTAGCCAAAACCGAACCTCAGCATATCTATGGTGGCTTAATTACCACCTTGATGCGGTTAGTATTTCTGCTCTACGCCGAAGACAGAGGACTAATGCCCAATGATGGCGTATATCAGCGTTGTTATGCTGTATCTACTCTCTATCACAAACTGCGTTTAGACAACACCGACCACCCCAACGAAATGGAATCTCGCCACGGAGCATGGGCGTCCTTGTTAAGTTTGTTTCGCCTGGTGTATGATGGCGGTGGCAGCTATGAAGGCTATCTCCCCGCCCGACATGGCCAACTATTTGACCCAGACGAATATCCCTTTTTGGAAGGGAGAACCCAGGGCAGTCATTACCGCAGTGATGAGGATTTCTATGCTCCCCGCATCTCCGACGGCACCATCTACCGCATCCTTGATAAACTACTAATTTTAGATGGGGAACGCCTCTCCTATCGTGCCCTCGATGTGGAGCAAATTGGCTCGGTATATGAAGCCATTATGGGCTATGAGGTGAAAGTAGCCGAGGGGAAATCAATTGCCCTGACCCCAAATAATGTGGTAATCAATCTAGAAGCACTCCTCGCCACCGAGCCAAAAAAACGGGCTTCTCTGCTGAAAGAAGAAGCGGAATGCAATATTTCCGGGAAAAGCCGCACTGACTTGGAAGCTGCCAAGAATGTTGACGATTTATTAGCCGCCTTGGGCAAAAAAACCTCCCGTCTCACTCCCAATATATTGCCCCTTGGGTCTCTGTTTTTGCAGCCCGGAGATGAGCGACGGCGTACCGGTTCCCACTACACTCCTCGGAAGTTGACCCAGCCTATTGTAGAAACTACTTTGCGCCCCCAGTGGGAAAGATTGGGCATTAAACCTACTCCAGAGCAGATTTTAGAGCTAAAAATATGTGACCCAGCGATGGGGTCAGCGGCGTTTTTAGTCGAAGCCTGTCGGCAATTGGCTGATAAACTTGTAGAAGCCTGGGAAAATCACGGTTTACCTGCGGATTTGTCAGAAGCCGAGCCATTGCTCTATGCAAGGCGGCTGGTGGCTCAGCGGTGTCTCTATGGTGTGGATAAAAATCCTTTTGCTGTCAATCTGGCTAAACTGTCTTTATGGTTGGTGACTTTGGCGAAAGACCTGCCTTTTACCTTTCTTGACCACGCTTTTAAATGTGGTGATTCTTTGGTGGGTTTGACCAGGGCAGAAATTGGCAAATTTACCAAAGACCCCACGGAAGACCTGCCCCTGTTTCGGCATCTGAAGGAGAAGGTAGAGCAAGCCAAGAACTACCGGGCAGAAATTCAAGCGGTGGATACCCGCTCTGATGCGGATGCTGAGCAAAAACGCTCCCAACTCCTGCAAGCGGAAACCGAATTGGCAGAAGTGAGATTGATTGGGGATGTGCAGATTGCTGCCTTTTTTCATGGTAAAAACGAGCGGAAAGATAAGAAGTCGGAATATGCGCAGCTCGTTCGTGAGGCTAAAAATGCGATTACTGAAGACCCCCGCCTTACCAATATTAGCCAATCTCTGCGCTCTGGGGTCAATCCCATCACCCCGTTTAACTGGGAACTGGAATTCCCAGAGGTGTTCGATCGGGATAATCCCGGTTTTGATGCTATTGTGGGAAATCCGCCGTTTGCAGGCAAAAATAACGTGATTAACAGTAACCCTGAAGGTTATTTAAATTGGCTGCAGGAAATTCACCCCGAATCCCACGGTAATGCTGATTTAGTTGCCCATTTTTTCCGCCGCGCTTTTGATATTCTTAGAAAAGATGGCAGTTTGGGATTAATTGCTACTAATACCATCGCCCAAGGGGATACTCGCTCTAGTGGTTTGCGGTTTATTTGCCATAATGAGGGCACGATTTACAACGCCCAAAAGCGCCTGAAATGGCCGGGATTGGCGGCGGTGGTTGTCAGTGTCATCAATATTTTTAAAGGCAAATATCAGGGCAAAAAGACTCTTGATGACCGGGAAACTGATGTGATTACTGCCTTTTTATTTCATGCAGGCGGTAACAATGACCCCAAACCTTTGCTGGCTAATCAGGATAAGAGTTTTATCGGCAGTTATGTTTTAGGCATGGGTTTTACTTTTGATGATAGCAACCCAGAGGCAACACCAATTGCCGAAATGCACCGCCTCATTGCTAAAGATGCCCGCAATGGGGAACGGATTTTCCCCTACATCGGCGGCGAGGAGGTGAACAGCAGCCCCACCCACGCTCACCATCGTTATGTGATTAATTTTGGCGAAATGAGTGAGGCTGAGGCGAGGGAATGGCCGGATTTGATGGCGATTGTTGAGGAAAAGGTTAAGCCTGCACGATTAGCGCAAAAGCGAGAAATTAGATCCCGCTATTGGTGGCGATTTGGGGAAACTACACCGGCTTTGTTTAGAGCGATCGCGCAGTGCGATCGAGTGTTAGCGATTCCCTGTGGTGCAACTGTTTATGTAGCTTTTGCATTTTTGCCAGCAAATATGGTTTTTTCCCATGCACTTGCTGTTTTTGCTTTAGAGAAATACTCAGCCTTTGCTGCACTTCAATCTCAAATTCACGAAATTTGGGCACGCTTCTTTGGCTCATCCCTAGAAGACAGACTTCGCTACACCCCCTCAGATTGCTTTGAAACCTTCCCATTCCCAGAAAACTGGGAAAGCGACCCCAACCTAGAAACCATTGGCCAAAGCTACTACGAATATCGAGCCGAGCTAATGGTACGCAACAACCAAGGATTAACGGACACATACAACCGCTTTCACGACCCCTACGAAACCGACCCAGACATCCTGAAACTGCGGGAATTACACGAACAAATGGACAGAGCGGTGTTGCAAGCCTACGGCTGGGAAGACATCGATACTACCTGTGGTTTTGCCCTAGACTACCTAGACACAGAAAGCGACGAACTGCCCCCAGAAGTGCAAGAACGCATCGCCACCGGTGATTTATTTTTCGCCACTGCAGACGAAGCGATTGATTTTGACAGTATTGCCCGCACAGGAAAACGGCGACTTCCGTGGCGATACCGGTGGCCAGAAACCACCCATAATGAAGTATTAGCCCGCCTGCTACAGTTAAACCAGTTGCGTTACGAAGCGGAGGAACTCTTAGGGAAACGGGCGGATAATCAGGGGAAAAAGACCCCGAAGAAGGGTAAGAAACCGAAATCAAAACCGGAGGCAAATCCACAGGGCATTTTACCGTTGGATTTGTAG